One genomic window of Anoplolepis gracilipes chromosome 5, ASM4749672v1, whole genome shotgun sequence includes the following:
- the Obe gene encoding activating signal cointegrator 1 complex subunit 3, with protein MSKLPRITRSLRMFTSLERREPLDAESNDLMRKRQERQEQAKELKSTLDWHDICKSASKDLMVHLLALKDVVQQVLNDESPDVINEFTVYVLRLLIQDETLTRERYNMLGQKVGHLTLRSANNMMQIITKIQEQCYEEVIVLLIESKENMDISNPRTFGVNIPYNQARVVWPNTNGLHNMSTQGINSSTDKFTMMIHDTTSSIQKKSAFDKATFTKGLKNCCKVVAMSYHDFGMAIVDKLKNVQTENIQTELFDMLGFEHLEFIEYIIEHQKAIVSTYSCSKVPKRFQTIAQGPIISGQVTVQSEVEKQLCKQVRKEEKKLTKMANKRDVKSEDQETEFIPVELRLKRQEALTAMHAPLFPKKNTLNRGIQEHYPFVFDSTASANQASFVSGQKLMLAEDVRRENNDLCEEVQIPAPKKEDINVNIDTVLISSLDEIGQMAFNGIMSLNKIQSIVFHAAYNTNENLLICAPTGAGKTNVAMLTVVHQLKQNIQDGELQKGQFKIIYIAPMKALAAEMTVNFNKRLGPMGVCVRELTGDMQLTKQEIQQTQMIVTTPEKWDVVTRKGTGDISLTSIVKLLIIDEVHLLHGDRGPVVEALVARTLRQVESSQNMIRIVGLSATLPNYVDVARFLRVNPRKGLFYFDHRFRPVPLSQTFIGVKAIKPLQQMNDMDLVCYNNVIEMVRQGHQVMVFVHARNATVRMANVLKELALKNGTLKYFLSEGQSKHMNKAFVKSPNKFLNELFNSGLSIHHAGLLRSDRNLVEKYFADGLIKVLVCTSTLAWGVNLPAHAVIIRGTEIYDSKHGSFVDLGILDVLQIFGRAGRPQFDTSGHAVIITSHNKLSHYLSLLTNQIPIESSFITYLADNLNAEVALGTISNVPEAVEWLSYTYLFVRMRLNFQSYGMVYQTLQEDPNLEKKRKELVDVAAKALDKAQMIRYDMRTGDLSATDLGRIASHYYLKYDTIEIFNEHQKPIMTEAEILAMITRAQEFNQLKVREDEMKELDELMQQCQIMPQGGVENVHGKVNILLQTYLSRIRVNTTSLISDLAYVTQNTVRITRALFEIMLRQNNPIMAGRLLEMAKMFEAQQWNFLTPLRQFDCLSMEVINKIEQRDITLYQLQEMDVREVGSLLRDERAALLVKKCCHELPVLDMKYSLQPITRTVLRIRLKLSPQFRWNDKVHGKSSQAFWIWIEDPDNNFIYHHEYFILTKKMVYQDLEQELVITIPLSEPLPTQYLVKATSDHWLNCEDTIPLSFHNLILPETHPPHTDLLELQPLSITALKNPVFESLYNFSHFNPIQTQIFHCLYHTDNNVLLGAPTGSGKTIAAEIAMFRVFKEYPDQKVVYIAPLKALVRERINDWKIRLEERLGKRVVELTGDVSPDIKIIASANVIVTTPEKWDGISRSWQTRSYVKKVALIVIDEIHLLGEDRGPVLEVIISRTNFISSHTHKKVRIVGLSTALANAIDLANWLNIDEMGLYNFRPSVRPVPLEVHINGFPGKHYCPRMATMNRPTFQAIRQHAPTSPSLVFVSSRRQTRLTALDLIAYLAVEDNPKQWLHMPEEQMTNILENIKDPNLKLMLAFGIGLHHAGLQDRDRKTVEELFVNNKIQVLITTATLAWGVNFPAHLVVIKGTEYYDGKLKRYVDMPITDVLQMMGRAGRPQFDNSGVAVVLVHDLKKSFYKKFLYEPFPVESSLMEVLPDHINAEIVAGTIKTKQEFLDYLTWTYYFRRLMKNPKYYDLDVLKPKDINKYLSELVEKTLNSLIDSHCIDYDEDEQVLVSLPMGKISSFYYLSHNTMLKFTHSLEENLTLNQYLLILCNSYEYNELPVRHNEELLNEELAKMCRYPVDQYTYDSPHTKTFLLLQAHFSRLSLPCTDYNTDLKSVLDQAIRIIQAMIDTVAERGWLTSTLTIMQLFQMIIQARWMDESAITTLPHIKKEDLHLFSSLSIALPALCFNTRNHYNKLTKVLCREYSEEQIREIHEVIKNMPIISVDLTLENSWDIDTKRRKILKQNNSESVIIRRNKEYTLIVGLKRLNNSKTLKVHCPMFLKGKDESWFLILGDIQNKELWALKRVSGINNQSKYHQLQFTSPNNLGITKLTFFLISDCYMGLDQQYNISLNVTD; from the exons ATGTCGAAATTACCACGTATTACTAGATCCTTGCGCATGTTTACTTCTCTTGAGCGCAGAGAACCATTAGACGCTGAATCAAATGATTTAATGAGAAAAAGGCAAGAAAGGCAAGAACAagcaaaagaattaaaaag caCTCTTGATTGGCATGACATATGTAAAAGTGCATCTAAAGATCTTATGGTACATCTGTTAGCATTGAAAGATGTTGTGCAACAAGTTTTAA atgATGAATCTCCAGATGTCATAAATGAATTCACAGTTTATGTATTACGTTTATTAATCCAAGATGAAACCTTAACGcgagaaagatataatatgcTTGGGCAAAAAGTAGGACATCTGACATTACGTTCTGCAAATAATATGATGCAA ATAATCACAAAAATTCAAGAGCAATGTTATGAGGAAGttatagtattattaatagaGTCTAAAGAAAATATGGACATTTCCAATCCGCGTACTTTTGGTGTAAATATTCCTTACAATCAAGCAAGAGTTGTATGGCCTAACACCAATGGACTTCACAATATGTCTACACAAGGGATAAATTCAAGTACtgataaatttacaatgatGATACATGACACAACATCTTCAATACAGAAGAAATCTGCT TTTGACAAAGCAACATTTAcaaaaggattaaaaaattgttgcaaAGTTGTTGCAATGTCATATCACGATTTTGGAATGGCAATAGTGGATAAACTAAAGAATGTACAAACTGAGAATATACAAACAGAATTATTTGATATGTTAGGTTTCGAACATCTAGAATTTATCGAATACATTATTGAACATCAGAAAGCCATTGTATCGACATATTCATGTTCAAAAGTGCCCAAGAGATTTCAAACCATTGCACAGGGACCTATAATTAGTGGTCAAGTAACTGTACAATCCGAAGTGGAAAAGCAGTTATGTAAACAAGTACGtaaggaagagaaaaaattaactaaaatggCAAATAAACGAGACGTTAAATCGGAAGATCAGGAAACTGAATTTATTCCAGTCGAACTTCGACTTAAGAGACAAGAGGCTTTGACAGCTATGCATGCACCATTGtttcctaaaaaaaatacactgaACAGAGGTATACAGGAACATTATCCATTTGTATTTGATTCTACAGCTAGTGCTAATCAAGCAAGTTTTGTATCGGGGCAAAAGTTAATGCTAGCGGAAGATGTTAGAAGAGAAAATAATGATCTCTGTGAAGAAGTGCAGATACCAGCACCAAAAAAGGAAGATATTAACGTTAATATAGATACTGTATTGATATCTTCTCTAGATGAAATTGGTCAAATGGCTTTTAATGGCATAATGTCACTAAACAAAATTCAGAGCATAGTTTTTCATGCGGCATATAATACCAACGAAAACTTACTGATTTGCGCGCCAACCGGAGCTGGAAAAACAAATGTAGCAATGTTGACTGTGGTGCatcaattaaaacaaaatattcaagaCGGAGAATTGCAGAAAGGTCAAttcaaaataatctatatCGCGCCCATGAAAGCTTTGGCGGCAGAAATGAcagtcaattttaataaaagactCGGGCCTATGGGCGTGTGCGTTCGTGAACTGACCGGTGATATGCAGCTGACGAAACAGGAGATCCAACAGACTCAAATGATAGTAACCACGCCAGAAAAATGGGACGTTGTGACGAGAAAAGGTACGGGTGATATCTCCCTCACTAGTATTGTGAAATTGTTAATCATTGACGAGGTACATCTACTGCATGGTGACCGAGGACCCGTGGTGGAAGCGCTAGTTGCAAGAACTCTGCGTCAGGTAGAATCATCGCAAAATATGATTAGAATAGTCGGTCTGTCCGCCACGTTGCCGAATTATGTGGACGTTGCGCGATTTCTTCGCGTTAATCCTAGGAAAGGATTATTCTACTTTGATCATCGCTTCCGGCCGGTACCTCTCAGTCAGACTTTTATTGGCGTGAAGGCTATCAAACCGCTACAACAAATGAACGATATGGATCTCGTATGTTATAATAACGTTATAGAGATGGTACGTCAAGGTCATCAGGTCATGGTATTCGTGCACGCGCGAAACGCTACCGTGAGGATGGCGAATGTGTTAAAAGAACTAGCATTGAAGAATGGTacacttaaatattttctatcagAAGGACAATCGAAACACATGAACAAGGCTTTTGTCAAATCGCCTAATAAGTTTCTCAACGAATTGTTCAACAGTGGGTTATCGATACATCACGCCGGTTTGCTGCGTTCAGATAGAAACTTGGTCGAGAAATATTTCGCTGACGGTCTAATCAAAGTGCTGGTATGCACCTCCACGCTGGCTTGGGGTGTAAATTTGCCCGCTCACGCAGTTATTATACGAGGAACTGAGATCTACGATTCGAAACACGGTTCCTTCGTGGATCTAGGCATACTGGATGTCTTACAAATTTTCGGCCGCGCCGGTAGGCCGCAATTTGACACATCGGGTCATGCGGTGATTATAACGTCGCACAATAAATTGTCTCATTATCTGTCACTACTGACGAATCAAATACCGATTGAGAGCAGTTTTATTACGTATTTGGCCGATAATTTAAACGCCGAGGTAGCGTTAGGTACAATATCGAATGTGCCGGAAGCAGTCGAATGGTTGAGCTACACTTATCTGTTCGTACGAATGAGATTAAACTTTCAGTCATACGGCATGGTTTATCAAACCCTCCAGGAGGATCCCAATCTCGAAAAGAAACGAAAAGAACTCGTGGATGTCGCGGCGAAAGCGTTAGACAAAGCGCAGATGATTAGATACGATATGCGTACCGGTGATCTCAGCGCAACCGACTTGGGTCGTATCGCGAGccattattatcttaaatatgaCACAATCGAGATCTTTAATGAACATCAGAAGCCTATCATGACCGAAGCAGAAATTTTGGCAATGATTACGCGTGCTCAGGAATTCAACCAACTTAAGGTGCGAGAAGACGAAATGAAAGAGCTGGACGAATTGATGCAACAGTGCCAGATAATGCCACAAGGTGGTGTAGAGAATGTCCATGGCAAAGTCAATATATTGCTACAAACGTATTTATCCAGGATTCGCGTGAATACAACGTCATTGATATCTGATCTGGCATATGTTACGCAGAATACCGTGCGAATAACCAGAGCACTATTTGAGATTATGCTCAGGCAGAACAACCCGATAATGGCGGGACGACTGCTAGAGATGGCGAAGATGTTTGAGGCACAGCAATGGAATTTCCTAACGCCGTTGCGCCAGTTCGACTGTTTATCTATGGAAGTTATTAACAAGATCGAGCAGCGGGATATCACGCTTTATCAGTTACAAGAAATGGACGTAAGGGAAGTTGGTAGTCTTTTGCGAGATGAACGGGCGGCGTTATTGGTGAAAAAGTGTTGTCACGAACTGCCCGTATTAGACATGAAATATAGTTTACAGCCTATTACGCGCACCGTTTTAAGAATACGGCTCAAGCTGAGTCCGCAGTTTCGTTGGAACGACAAGGTTCATGGAAAAAGTTCGCAGGCCTTCTGGATTTGGATCGAGGATCCagataataactttatttatcatcacgaatactttatattaacgAAGAAGATGGTTTATCAGGATCTCGAACAGGAACTCGTGATCACTATACCGTTGTCCGAGCCGTTGCCAACTCAATATCTAGTAAAAGCCACAAGTGATCATTGGCTCAATTGTGAGGATACAATTCCGTTGTCTTTTCATAATCTTATCTTGCCGGAGACTCATCCGCCGCACACAGATCTATTGGAATTGCAACCGTTATCGATAACTGCTTTGAAGAATCCGGTTTTCGAAAGCCTGTACAACTTTTCTCACTTTAATCCCATACAGACACAAATCTTTCATTGCTTATATCATACCGACAACAATGTTTTGCTCGGTGCGCCGACAGGTTCGGGGAAAACGATCGCGGCAGAGATTGCCATGTTCCGTGTCTTCAAAGAGTATCCCGATCAGAAAGTCGTTTATATAGCACCCTTGAAAGCTCTGGTTAGAGAACGCATCAACGATTGGAAGATACGACTGGAAGAACGTTTAGGCAAGAGAGTGGTGGAATTGACCGGAGATGTATCAcccgatattaaaataatagccAGTGCAAATGTGATTGTCACGACGCCCGAGAAGTGGGACGGTATCAGTCGAAGCTGGCAGACACGAAGTTACGTGAAGAAAGTTGCACTGATAGTGATTGACGAGATACACTTGCTAGGCGAGGATCGCGGACCAGTGCTCGAAGTGATTATCTCTCGGACCAACTTTATATCATCGCACACGCACAAAAAGGTTCGAATCGTCGGACTCTCAACTGCATTGGCTAACGCGATAGACCTGGCTAATTGGCTTAACATCGATGAAATGGGTCTCTACAATTTCCGGCCATCCGTAAGACCCGTGCCGCTGGAAGTTCACATTAATGGATTCCCCGGCAAACATTATTGTCCGCGAATGGCGACCATGAATAGACCGACTTTCCAAGCGATTAGGCAACATGCGCCTACCAGTCCTTCCCTCGTATTCGTATCTTCTCGCAGACAGACGCGTTTAACCGCCCTGGATTTAATCGCTTATCTCGCAGTGGAGGATAATCCCAAGCAGTGGTTACACATGCCGGAGGAACAGATGACCAACATTCTAGAGAATATAAAAGACCCGAATCTGAAGTTGATGCTCGCCTTCGGAATTGGTCTTCATCATGCCGGTCTTCAAGACAGGGATAGAAAAACTGTGGAGGAGTTGTTTGTCAATAACAAGATACAAGTACTAATCACTACAGCAACTTTAGCTTGGGGCGTTAATTTTCCTGCTCATTTGGTAGTGATAAAGGGCACAGAATATTACGATGGCAAGCTGAAACGTTACGTGGATATGCCAATAACAGATGTTCTGCAAATGATGGGACGCGCTGGCAGACCACAATTCGATAATTCTGGCGTGGCGGTTGTTCTCGTGCACGATTTAAAAAAGAGTTTCTACAAGAAATTCTTGTACGAACCGTTCCCCGTGGAATCTAGTCTAATGGAAGTATTGCCCGATCATATTAATGCCGAAATCGTCGCCGGCACTATCAAGACGAAACAAGAATTTCTCGATTATTTAACATGGACGTATTATTTCCGAAGATTAATGAAGAATCCAAAATATTACGACCTAGATGTTTTAAAAcctaaagatattaataagtatCTTTCAGAATTGGTAGAGAAGACCCTGAATTCGTTGATCGATTCACATTGTATTGATTACGATGAGGACGAGCAAGTTTTAGTTTCACTACCAATGGGAAAGATAtcgtcattttattatttatcgcatAATACAATGTTGAAGTTCACGCACTCGCTAGAAGAGAATTTGACATTAAATCAATATCTACTTATACTTTGCAACTCGTACGAATATAATGAATTGCCTGTAAGGCATAacgaagaattattaaatgaagaaTTGGCAAAAATGTGTCGTTACCCCGTGGATCAATATACCTATGATTCTCCACACACAAAGACATTTCTTTTGTTGCAAGCGCACTTCTCAAGGCTATCATTGCCGTGCACCGATTATAACACTGATTTGAAATCGGTGCTTGATCAAGCAATCAGAATAATACAGGCAATGATCGACACGGTCGCAGAACGTGGCTGGTTAACGAGCACGCTGACTATTATGCAATTGTTTCAAATGATCATTCAGGCACGATGGATGGATGAATCTGCAATTACAACATTACCGcatataaaaaaggaagacttacatttattttcatcattatcaATAGCTCTTCCGGCTTTGTGTTTTAACACGCgcaatcattataataaactcACAAAGGTTTTGTGCAGAGAATATTCAGAAGAACAAATACGCGAG atacatgaagtaattaaaaatatgccaATAATATCTGTTGATTTAACGCTGGAGAATTCATGGGATATCGACACTAAAAGGaggaaaatattgaaacagaATAACAGCGAGTCTGTAATTATTCGACGgaataaagaatatacattAATCGTTGGActgaaaagattaaataattccaAAACTTTAAAAGTGCACTGTCCAATGTTTTTAAAGGGAAAGGATGAAAGTTGGTTTTTGATATTAGGCGATATTCAGAACAAAGAATTATGGGCTCTAAAGAGAGTATCTGGAATAAATAACCAGTCAAAATATCATCAATTGCAATTTACTTCACCTAATAATTTGG gaatAACGAAATTAACATTCTTTTTGATTTCTGATTGCTACATGGGATTGGATCAGcaatacaatatttctttaaatgtaacagattaa
- the LOC140665790 gene encoding protein MEMO1-like isoform X1 — protein MALIRRASHAGSWYSDNGSELSKQLEGWLGAADLSHGPARAIIAPHAGYSYCGACAGFAYRQISPVVVRRIFILGPSHHVRLPGCALSSTSIYRTPLYDLHIDQQVRRELEETGHFECMDLNTDEEEHSIEMQLPFIAKVMEGFKDSFTIIPILVGSLSPDREALYGRLLAPYMADPQTLFVISSDFCHWGQRFRYTYYDRSCGPIHRSIQNLDKMGMDIIETLNPAMFTEYLKKYGNTICGRHPIGVLLQAIHSLKGNTNGQRMNLKFLKYAQSSQCNNMNDSSVSYASASLVLE, from the exons ATGGCATTAATTAGGAGAGCTTCTCACGCTGGTAGTTGGTACTCTGACAATG GTTCAGAGTTGAGTAAACAATTAGAAGGTTGGTTGGGTGCGGCTGACTTATCTCACGGACCTGCAAGAGCAATTATTGCCCC gcATGCAGGATATAGTTATTGTGGGGCATGTGCTGGCTTTGCTTATCGGCAAATTAGTCCTGTAGTTGT CCGTAGGATATTTATTCTAGGGCCTTCTCATCATGTGAGATTACCAGGCTGTGCCCTATCTTCGACTTCCATTTACCGAACACCGTTGTATGATCTACATATTGATCAACAAG TGAGGAGAGAACTTGAAGAAACTGGTCATTTCGAATGCATGGATCTGAACACAGATGAAGAAGAGCATAGCATTGAGATGCAGCTGCCGTTCATCGCCAAAGTTATGGAAGG ATTTAAGGATTCATTTACCATAATCCCAATTTTGGTGGGATCCTTAAGCCCGGATAGAGAAGCGCTTTATGGAAGACTGTTAGCTCCTTACATGGCCGATCCGCAAACATTATTTGTCATCTCCTCTGATTTCTGCCATTGGGGACAACGTTTTCGCTATACTTACTACGATAGATCATGTGGACCTATACATAGATCTATTCAAAACCTTGATAAAatg GGTATGGACATAATAGAAACTTTGAATCCTGCAATGTTCACTGAATATCTTAAGAAATATGGTAATACTATATGCGGCCGACATCCGATTGGTGTTTTATTGCAG GCCATTCACAGTCTCAAGGGAAATACAAATGGTCAAAGaatgaatttgaaatttttgaaatatgctCAAAGTAGTCAATGTAACAATATGAATGACAGTTCTGTCAGTTATGCTAGTGCTTCCCTAGTTCTtgagtga
- the LOC140665790 gene encoding protein MEMO1-like isoform X2, giving the protein MALIRRASHAGSWYSDNGSELSKQLEGWLGAADLSHGPARAIIAPHAGYSYCGACAGFAYRQISPVVVRRIFILGPSHHVRLPGCALSSTSIYRTPLYDLHIDQQVRRELEETGHFECMDLNTDEEEHSIEMQLPFIAKVMEGFKDSFTIIPILVGSLSPDREALYGRLLAPYMADPQTLFVISSDFCHWGQRFRYTYYDRSCGPIHRSIQNLDKMGMDIIETLNPAMFTEYLKKYGNTICGRHPIGVLLQV; this is encoded by the exons ATGGCATTAATTAGGAGAGCTTCTCACGCTGGTAGTTGGTACTCTGACAATG GTTCAGAGTTGAGTAAACAATTAGAAGGTTGGTTGGGTGCGGCTGACTTATCTCACGGACCTGCAAGAGCAATTATTGCCCC gcATGCAGGATATAGTTATTGTGGGGCATGTGCTGGCTTTGCTTATCGGCAAATTAGTCCTGTAGTTGT CCGTAGGATATTTATTCTAGGGCCTTCTCATCATGTGAGATTACCAGGCTGTGCCCTATCTTCGACTTCCATTTACCGAACACCGTTGTATGATCTACATATTGATCAACAAG TGAGGAGAGAACTTGAAGAAACTGGTCATTTCGAATGCATGGATCTGAACACAGATGAAGAAGAGCATAGCATTGAGATGCAGCTGCCGTTCATCGCCAAAGTTATGGAAGG ATTTAAGGATTCATTTACCATAATCCCAATTTTGGTGGGATCCTTAAGCCCGGATAGAGAAGCGCTTTATGGAAGACTGTTAGCTCCTTACATGGCCGATCCGCAAACATTATTTGTCATCTCCTCTGATTTCTGCCATTGGGGACAACGTTTTCGCTATACTTACTACGATAGATCATGTGGACCTATACATAGATCTATTCAAAACCTTGATAAAatg GGTATGGACATAATAGAAACTTTGAATCCTGCAATGTTCACTGAATATCTTAAGAAATATGGTAATACTATATGCGGCCGACATCCGATTGGTGTTTTATTGCAGGTATAA
- the LOC140665782 gene encoding regulator of gene activity protein, with product MANLNFEQPPRSIANASLTSRAAGGGGGLNTSTLAGHVTPTSGMFSGSSASTSSTANSAVVATNVYPGASGSGGQNSHQQQQQLSPMGSRGLFGQRAFTDRRTMPALGASNPMGSMGSFGIPPSRNYGSQGAVNNFHSVFGSGGGGDTNTPPLLDLSEFPSLTNRGQGDSMPQPSPMPGKQPYVGMVKQPTSESSEFTMSSEDFPALPGTQNREGPSPGGSVSGDKNIPVGLGPEIGQDVLQANRAPGSEKSQSSKRGIQTSPDGKVTNIPASMVKDQFGMVGLLTFIRAAETDPNLVSLALGQDLTALGLNLNSPENLYQNFGGPWAETPCRPQDIDFHVPPEYLINAAIRDKLAPVKLNRYKDDLLFYMFYTNVGDVLQLAAAAELYSREWRYHMEEKVWITQAPGLGIVEKTSTYERGTYYYFDAQNWRKVAKEFHLDYTKLESRPHLPANFHQTQP from the exons ATGGCCAATCTGAACTTTGAACAACCGCCACGCAGTATTGCGAACGCAAGTCTTACTTCACGTGCAGCCGGCGGTGGGGGGGGTTTAAATACATCGACCCTCGCGGGTCATGTCACGCCTACCTCGGGCATGTTCTCAGGTTCGTCTGCAAGCACCTCGAGTACAGCCAATTCAGCGGTAGTCGCCACTAACGTTTATCCCGGAGCGTCGGGCTCTGGCGGACAGAATAGCCAtcagcaacagcagcaactCTCTCCTATGGGCAGTAGAGGACTGTTTGGGCAGAGAGCTTTTACCGACAGACGTACGATGCCTGCTCTTGG AGCTTCAAATCCAATGGGTAGTATGGGCAGTTTCGGAATACCTCCAAGTCGTAATTACGGATCTCAAGGTGCGGTTAACAATTTCCACTCTGTTTTTGGGAGTGGAGGTGGTGGAGATACAAATACTCCCCCTCTGTTAGATCTCTCGGAGTTTCCCTCCCTAACGAATAGAGGTCAAGGTGATTCTATGCCGCAACCTAGTCCCATGCCAGGGAAACAGCCTTATG TTGGGATGGTCAAGCAACCAACATCCGAATCGAGCGAATTTACTATGAGCTCGGAAGATTTTCCCGCATTACCAGGTACGCAGAATCGAGAAGGTCCGTCACCTGGTGGCAGTGTATCtggtgataaaaatatacctGTAGGGCTCGGTCCGGAGATTGGACAGGACGTGCTACAGGCGAATAGAGCTCCTGGATCTGAAAAATCTCAGTCTTCTAAAAGAGGCATCCAAACATCTCCTGACG GCAAAGTGACAAACATACCCGCAAGTATGGTGAAAGATCAATTTGGCATGGTTGGACTTTTGACGTTTATTAGAGCGGCAGAGACGGATCCAAACCTAGTGTCCCTGGCGTTAGGTCAAGATCTTACTGCGTTAGGATTGAATTTGAATTCGCCGGAAAATCTTTATCAGAACTTTGGTGGTCCATGGGCGGAAACACCTTGTAGACCACAAGATATAGATTTTCACGTACCACCGGAATATCTTATAAATGCCGCGATCAG GGATAAGCTAGCACCAGTTAAACTAAATCGATATAAAGATGATCTActgttttatatgttttatacaaatgttGGGGATGTATTGCAATTAGCCGCGGCGGCAGAATT GTACAGCAGAGAATGGCGATATCATATGGAAGAAAAGGTTTGGATAACGCAGGCACCAGGTTTGGGAATTGTAGAAAAGACGTCGACATATGAACGTggtacttattattattttgatgcgCAAAACTGGAGAAAGGTAGCTAAGGAATTCCATTTGGATTATACAAAACTAGAAAGTAGACCTCATCTTCCCGCGAACTTTCACCAAACTCAGCCTTGA
- the LOC140665780 gene encoding malonyl-CoA decarboxylase, mitochondrial, producing MLKTFFSEFRAISRHYEFTKINFTCTLKRIVKYECRGLCTSLHVKTSSTLPVDEELQEIFKLKNTKISNWIIENRVCALCVRYTESNKENRQRILRTLALQYAVQHDDICQVAKKLVCTKPENERQMIIHERSLKNVLTPAYHWLFFIIGRLQHGVKFLVDLRTDVLELMSEVKDTDESIIIQQLNHTLRDLLLLWFSIGFLHMERITWKSACDILQKVSDYEAIHPIRNWLDLKRRVGPYRRCYIFTHPSMPREPLVVLHTALCDIIPNTVKGIEEAESRILGNTKRHITFLEEDKSKIKAAIFYSITSTQKGLQGIELGNYLIKEVASEITTEFPAVQQLSSLSPIPNFKTWLFNKIKQDIAFIFTMQEYEIIKDILKTKDVVSALKKILSTSLWTNDKQLSESLKEPLLRACTWYLYKEKRRGYALNNVANFHLRNGAVMWRINWMADPSPRGVANSCGIMVNYRYFLEECEKNSRNYIEHFVINASESIINIAIQAEKLRVTYNITYNTI from the exons atgttgaaaacatttttctctgaaTTTCGGGCGATTTCCCGACATTACGAgttcacaaaaataaattttacctgTACATTGAAACGGATTGTTAAATATGAGTGTAGAGGATTATGCACTTCATTACATGTCAAAACAAGCAGTACATTGCCTGTGGACGAAGAACTGcaggaaatttttaaactcaAAAATACTAAGATCAGCAACTGGATTATAGAG aaCAGGGTATGTGCATTATGTGTCAGATATACTGAAAGCAACAAAGAGAATCGTCAGCGGATTTTACGAACATTGGCTTTACAGTACGCTGTGCAACATGATGATATATGCCAAGTGGCAAAGAAATTAGTTTGTACCAAG cCTGAAAACGAAAGACAAATGATCATCCATGAGAGAAGTCTGAAGAATGTTCTTACACCTGCTTATCATtggttattttttatcataggAAGATTGCAGCATGGTGTGAAATTTTTAGTCGATTTAAGAACTGATGTTTTg GAACTAATGTCAGAGGTAAAAGATACGGatgaaagtataataatacagCAGCTAAATCATACCTTGCGAGACTTGCTTTTGCTCTGGTTTTCAATAGGTTTCTTACACATGGAGAGAATAACTTGGAAAAGTGCGTGTGATATATTACAAAAG gTCTCTGATTATGAAGCCATACATCCTATAAGAAACTGGTTGGACTTGAAACGCAGAGTTGGACCATATAGaagatgttatatatttacacatccATCCATGCCAAGAGAACCCCTTGTTGTGTTGCATACAGCATTATGTGATATTATAccaa ATACTGTGAAGGGTATCGAAGAAGCTGAATCCAGAATATTAGGAAATACAAAAAgacatataacatttttagagGAAGataaatcgaaaataaaagcagcaatattttattctataacaTCTACACAAAAAGGATTGcag GGTATTGAACTTGgtaattatctaataaaagAAGTAGCTAGTGAGATTACAACTGAATTTCCAGCTGTGCAACAATTATCGAGCTTATCACCAATACCAAACTTTAAAACTTGGTtattcaacaaaataaaacaag aTATAGCATTCATATTTACCATGCaagaatatgaaattataaaagatattttaaaaacaaaagatgTGGTATCAGCCTTGAAAAAGATCCTGAGCACTTCATTATGGACAAATGATAAGCAATTGTCAGAATCTTTAAAAGAACCACTACTTCGAGCATGCACATGGTATTTATATAAGGAAAAACGACGTGGctatgctttaaataatgttG ctAATTTTCATTTACGTAACGGAGCTGTGATGTGGCGAATAAACTGGATGGCTGATCCTTCACCACGTGGAGTAGCAAATAGTTGCGGTATAATGGTGAACTATAG ATATTTCTTAGAAGAATGTGAAAAAAACAGTCGGAATTACATTGAacattttgtcataaatgcttcagaaagtataattaatatcgccATACAAGCGGAAAAATTAAGAGTTACTTAcaatataacttataatacaatatga